Within the Debaryomyces hansenii CBS767 chromosome E complete sequence genome, the region TTACAGACTCCGATACCGCAAAACATAGCGTCCAGTAACCCTAATGGCCAGCCTTTGGTTAATGTCCCATTGACGCAGTTCATAGTACCACCAAACCCTTATCCGCAACAAAACTTCCAATTTGCGTTTAACAACGATATGAACGTTATTAACCAACAGCAATTGCAGCAGCAATTGCAACAAGATAAGGCATCTCCTTTGTCTGTAATTCCAGGCCAAGTTCCTACTATCAACCAAGCAAATTCTGACTTTTTGAATCCTGTTAATGCTTCGCAGATGCAACTAAACTACGATCAAAATCCTCAATCTGCGAGATTCAACTCATTACCAACTCCTATGGGCTCCAATTACGGATTTGAGTTCGGTAATATGCATCAACAGTCGTAAACAACCCCAACTTCAATCTGACGTTATCTTACGTAGTCCTTAATTATGTCTGGAATTTAATTAGGGTAGATGTTTGTTAGTTGTAAAGTTATTGTATTTTagttatttattaatgtaAGCTCTATATTTTTACGAAATTAGCTCCTGGCTATGTCTCTGTAACGTCTGTCAGATCCCTGTTTCTAATTGTCCTCTTGGTGGTATCTTCTTTGCCTACAGATCGAGATCGGCTTCGAGCCATATCGTAATGGCCACGCCCTTTTCTTCGCTGCTTAATCAAATAGCCTCTATTTGGTTCCTGTGCAGCCATACGTCAAAAGGTTAACATTCTACACCATAATCGCTACCACTAACGTCAGATATCAACTGCGAATTTACCTTGATAGAATCTTACCTGGAACCAGGATACGTGCCAGCATCGCACGATTACTATTTCTGATAACTTTTTCTGTTGACTTGGTAGAACCCCCACGCAGCCAAATTTCACAAGCGTGCTGCACCTCTCTGCTGCTACTGAGTTTCCATTAAGGGGCATATGGAATTCGAATGTAAATGACCAAATATGAGGCGGGATTTCTATGCTGCGAATATCGGATAGACATGCGCATACTTGATTATATAAGCGGGAGCCACCGCCAGTGTCTCTTGGGTTCATAAACAgtcaatgaaaatatgtGTCTAGATGTCGCAATGTCGTTATAAATGAAGCTATATTGCCTAGTACGGGCCGCTGCAAGTATTGAGAGATATGCCGGATATTTCAGTAGTGAGATGCATATATGAGCATATATGCACATATCAGGACATACAGAACGTTTGAGCCCTGCAATATAAAACAAGTCCGTTCCACAGCTATTGTGTTTGGTAAATAATAGGGGATGCATTAAGGGTAATAGGCTGAATTCGACGTTCATAGGAACAAATTGCGACTACTGATCTCTGCTAGTATAAGCCAACATGTCATTTCAGTAGACGCGAAAGGCCGGAAATAGAGATATCCATACGGACGTTTGTTTCCCTCAAGCTAGAAGCTAAGGGAATTCAGATTAATTATTGCGGCAGCCAGAGGTGCAAGGCGGGATTAGGTAGTAAAATTTGTACGTAGTTTTAGTCGATAGACATCATCTTAATACCGTCTACTTGCCGATAACGCCGCAAAAAGGGTGAGCGAGATTAGCGATATTATAGATTTTAGCGGCTATTTGGAGGGGGAGCGACTGCTAGGAATTAGTAGCCGACTACGAGCCCCAGCTACACCTTGAATAGTCTAGAGCATTCATTGCAACTGAAACTGTGATAGGGTTGGAGATCATAGTACGGAGGAATTGTAGAGAGGAGTTAGAGGAGTCATGAAAAGTAGAATTGAGAAATATAGTATACACGCAAGTATTGGCAGTTTTATTCACCGACGAGTCATGAGAAGCTTTTTAAGATGACATCCATATTCTATCATCAGACGGTGAGGGAATAAACCTTAAATTAAGGCAACAAGGTTTATGTCAGTGGCATTGACATTTGGTCCAATGCGTACGTAAGCTGGGCTATAAATTTGGCGCATCCTTGGCCAATACACTTCAAAAGTGACGGCTACTGGACGCATTATAGCTACATTCCTATGTGGGACTGCCAACCTTATTGGGAACCGGTCAAATACCTTGTAAAAATCGATCTACAAATTGACGGGTTTGAATATTAGTGAATCAGTATTCATGTGTCCGCGTTTTCTACAGTCTAAAGATATTGTAACCCAaaattgtaatattattatcctACCATTTCTATTAAGTACTTATGTTGGATTATACCAGCATATACTTACATGCACATTTAGATATCTTCTCCAAAATTGTCGATTGAAACGACTTCACCCGGCTTGAAAGGAGGTAATCCTAAGTATGGGCAACCATCGCATCTGAATGCGTCTCCCAAGGAGCAAGAGCTACAACCACCTTTTTTACCTTCGACTGTGAAGTCGATTTCAGCCAAGTCGTTATCGTCAAATTTCACGgcatttttcatcttctcCTCGATCTTCATTGCTTCCAAATTGGCCAGCTGCACCATCTGGTTGAGTATCGAGTTTTGCAAAGTCAGTTTGTCTGACGTTTCCTGGGcttcaatttccttcaaCCCACAAGTACAATCTTTACAGGcctttcttctcttcttacCATTTGGCAATTCACACTTCTTAGGCACAACCAAGTTGGCAGTACGTACTTCAGAAATAAGATTGTTCTCATCTATTATTTGATCTTCCTCATCTTCGTCGTCAGATTCAGAAAAGTATGCAAGTTTTGTTTCTTGTAGCTTACGCTTCGAATTCACATCGTCATTCTCTTCGTCGGTATTAGATGCAGACGTGTCTGTTAATCCTACCGCCGCATGTGTAGAGGAAAGCTTCTTGAATGATGGTAAGCATTGCTTGCTTGCACCACCGACAGCCACctccttcttctttaatggAATCGATACGCTTTCCCCCACGGCCTTAGGCTTAATCCAATTGCCTTGTTCGCCCACTATAAATCCCGACATGATTGCATCCAAATTTTGATTGGTAGGTAAATCTCCTTTAAGTACTCCATCCTCAACCAAACTATCATATATAATCGTTATTGTCAGCACTGGTAACTGTCTATTGAACTCTCCTTCGTTTGGATTGATATATATCACTTCATCAAATGTATTGTTTTCCAATTTAACTATCTTATTCGCAACTCTATCTATTATATGTTGCACAACATCAGCATCACTATTCGTACTGCTTATTTCGCTTTTGACCTTAGTCACTAATTGTTCATCAGTAACAGCCGTTGGatgtaataataacaaGATCCTAgtcatctttatttttcaattcccCTTAGATTCTAGATGAAGGTGGTTCTCTAAACATATATAAactaaaatttttataatgATTTGTAATATGGACTAATAAAGCGTAATAaaagaagcaaaagaaagaaatcGCGTGATGGGAAGCAATAGGTCGTGTATAAACAGGTCCCACTTAAGAGAATTTATACTAGGGAAATTGACTAATTTTCTCAGTCTTGATATTTCTCTCCCACTAGGAAATATAGATTACTGGCCGGGTAACTTATGGGGAAAGCACTGCGAAAACGGAGGCTGGATTACCGGTAGCGGTGTATCTTTGCTTACGCTCCAGTTGTTACAATTGGCTGCAATTTGCATCAATTATACGAGAGAAACATAAAAACTATCAAAAAGTTCtatattattctattttaAGTAGTTTACCGAAATTTTAGCTACGTCATCCAGTTGTAGATTGTCAACTTTAATATAGTGATCGTTATTGGGCAATAAATCGATGGAATTATCATGTAAATAGTAATCACCTTCGATATTTAGTGCGATACCCTTGACAGGCTTATTGGTGGACAATTTTATGGTGCCGTTTTCTGGAATAGATACATCAAGCTTGGTATCTTTTGGCCATATGATGTACTTGAGGGGCTGGGGCCAATCGCTAGTGTTAGAAACCAACTTGCTGGCAGAGTCGACTAGTTTGGCGTGCACTACAAGCTTATTGGAATCGATCTTGGATTTGGTAACTAGTTCGGTAGTTTGGTTGGGTGCTAACGTAATTTTGGATTTTTCCAAGTTCGACACCAATTCGCCGGTCTCGCAGTGATATAGTTCCACCTCCAAGGTCCCCGAGAAGTCCTGTAACGTTGAATTTACACCCCAGACATCAATGGTATACTCGCGAGGAGAATAGTCATGGAGTGGCGCTTGTTTTTCGAGGTCTGGCTCGCCTGGTTGTCTCAACCTGGTTTCAGTTCTGTAAATCCCCAACATTAATGGTTGGCATTCTCTCTTAATAGCATAATATGCCAACTTTGGTCTATGGTAGAAGTCAATAATGGCCCAACTGGTGACGGGCCAACAGTCATTGATCTGCCAGACTAATGCCCCACCgcattttctttcatttttggAGCCCCATTCACGCTTCCAATTCCTATAAGCATACGCAAGACAGTCCAGCTGCATTAACTGTGTGATGTAAATCCAGTCTGCCAAAGCCATAGATGAAACCAGGAAATTTTCCATTACATACAAGGCCAATCTTCTTTCGAAACcaatagatttattatGATGGTCCATGGTCTCCAGCTGGGGATATAATTGCTTCTCGTCGGTTATACAATCCTTTAATGTTTTTATATCAGGGAATGCCAACATACCAAATTCAGAAACAAACCGCCCAACCAATTTACCCCAGTCTTGGTATTTCTCTTGGGTTCCATGCCATACATTCCATTGGTGAATATCGCCTACGGTAACATCTGTTGTTGGAACCCCTTGACCAGGACTAATTGGGGATCCAAATTGATAACCAACTCCACTGGTTAGTTTTGAAACCATGTCGGGCAAAATGCGttcatataatttcttGGCTGGGAACTCTTCATCAGTGAATGTATTCTTCTTGTATAAATCTTCCGCAACTTGATAGTCCTCGTTATTTCCCACATAGAAAACAATGGAACAATAGTTTCTCAAccttttcaattgatctaTAACCTCGTGTGttacattatcaataaacTCTTTGTATCCAGGGTAGATAGCGCATCCAAACATAAAATCTTGCCAAATTAAAATTCCTAACTTGTCACACTGCTTATAAAGGATGTCATTTTCGTAAAAACCACCACCCCAAACTCGAATCATGTTCTGGTTACCTTCATCTACCAATCTTATTAGATCAACGTAGTCATCATCAATCaatgaacaagaaaaggaaTGTGATGGGATCCAATTTGACCCATTACAAAAGATTGGGATATTGTTGacttcaaaataaaatgaCGAACCATCTTGACCCTTAACGGGTTCTTGTACTAATCTGGCTCTTCTCACACCAACTTCAGACACGACAGAGTCAATTATTTGATCTGTTTGGTGCAATTTTGCAACAAACTTGTATAAAGGCTGCTTTCCATAACCTTTTGGATACCATAATTCTGGatcttctaatttaatCGGATCGAAGGTGTAAGACTTATTTGCAGATTCTTTGATGGTTCTAATAAGTTTACCGGCTGATGAAAAAATCTCAATCAGTAATTGACAATCATCTGATATCGATTCAACTTCGACTTCAAAACTCAACTCTGCTTGTAGATTTTCGTCAACACTTTGTTTTACGTAGAAGTCGTTTATTTTAGCAGTTGAGTAAGTAACGAGTTTTATTGGTTTCCAAGGACCGCATGTAAGAAGCAAGGGTCCCCAATCCCATCCGTAATGATATTGAGCTTTTCTAGCATGTACTCTTGAAGTCTCTCCATTGAAGCAAGTAAACTTTCCATGCTTCTCCTCTAATGCCCTAGATACTTTCAACGCACTCTTAAAAACAATTCTTAATTCGTTCAGTTCTTGAGAGCAATTTGTCACATCCAATGTATAAGTTCTGAACATGTTATCAGTAGTCAACACTTGCTTATCGTTAACGTAGATAGTAGCAAAAGTATCGAGCCCTTCGAACACTAATTCGTGttttttattagaatcaaCCTTGAAGGTAGTCTTATATTCCCAATCTTCTTCCCCAATCCATTGTAAGTCCTTTTCGTTCCTATCAATGAATGGGTCTGGGATTTCACCATTATTTAACAAATCAGTgtgaatttgatttccGTTTGTTTTCTTCAGACATGGCTGCCATTTGGTGGAATCTTTGTTGGCTCGTTTATAACTCCAGTTCAGTAAAGTATTATACGTAGTTTGAGAAGTCATTGTCATCTAAGTGTATATATGTGGTCTGTACTAGCACAATTGATCAAGAGACCAAGATGCAACTggctatatatatatatttggcGTGGGGTAGTACTGTACACAAATGTCAACCCCTTCATCTTTGAGTTAACCTACCTTGAGACTACATTCAGGTTACATCGTAGATATACAACATGCAtgaaaattgaacaatagAGACAATTAAAACATACTGTGATCTGTGTGAATAATATGGGATACCcaaaaaaagaagaaaccCTAGTTAACAACACAAGAGTTCTTCAGTTTTTAATCCAGAAAAAGAGATGTTCGGTGTTTTTATCATGATATTCTACAAGTATCATGACAGCATTTGCAGCATCAAAAGACTGGGCCGCTTCGATACAATATTGGATGAATTAACTGAAATAACAATGATCGTATTGGATTATTGAAGTTTAAATGAAACAATTGTTGAGTAGGATATGTCTTAGTTGTTTGAACCAGGGGATTGAATATTTAACGAAGCAAATAATTGCTGCGAAATTCGTATTGCGGAGAAGTAAATATGAAGTACAAAGGTTATATTAGCttctataaatataaacGTGAATCGTCACCAAtaacaattatttaaagTTAATGAGATGGGAATAAGGtgaattttaaataaataaaattaaaacagatgtaaatattatacattattatttatccCATTATCAATGTCATCATCAGTGGCATCATCTTCTACGTCAGTTTCGTCATTATCGTAATTTTTCTTCGCATCGCGAGAGGTTGCTGGATTAATCAAGCCGCTGATGGGTGGTAGCTTGGTATTTGTAGATTGATGGCCCGGGCTATTTATAGCAACAGACGATGACCTAGACGAACCCGGGGAGTTGTTATTCAAGCTCTGTGTTCTGCTGTGCGAAAACTTGACGGACTGGGGGGACGATAAAGACATTAGAGATAGTACTGCATCTTGTTCATTAACAGGCTTATCGGAATCCTTAGGATTGTTTGCGTTGATAGGCGGTAATTTCAATGGCGGCTGTTGCGAGTGGTGTGATGATTGGCCATGAGTTGCGATATGTTGCAATGAACCTGATGCCAGCAAAGGCTGGGCTAAATTGGAAGGCTGGGAGTCGTAGAGTGTTGGCGTAGAGGATGGACGACGTTGAGACGAAGAGAATGATGTTCTCGATTTTCTTCTCTGCCTCGTCAACGCCGCCATCAAGGCATTGTGTGCACTCGACTCTTCGTCATCGATCGATGGAATATGAATCGTATGACTCTGGTGGTCATTTGGTAAGGTAGGTGACTGTTTCAAGCCTCTTGATTGCTGAAACAGTGGTGTCAGCAAGAAAGATGGCGAACTTGCTGGCACTGGTGATTGCTGTAATGTTTGTAAATTAAGATTTGCGGTTTGACCTGAACTAGTTGGGTTCCATTGTTTTTCCTGATTCGActtttgtttctttgtAGGTGATGTAGCTGACGAAAATGATAACTCGTTAAAGTCAATCTTTGCAGGAACTTTATCTTGCTGCCgttgttgttgatgcaATTTGTCTGCAGCAGAACTCAACTTGCTTTTCAATTGTAGACTTATCTCAGATAAACCCTCTTTGTTGTTCGAATCATCattgaacaatttcttcCCGGGGGATAAATACTGGGGGGTTTTCTGGAATTTTATTCTCTCATTACTATCGTCCGAATCATATCCGGTATGTCTCGGAGTCTTTAACGAAGAGTACGGCGATGGTGCCACATGCGCATTGAACTTGTAGTCTGGTGATTTGTAATTCCCCGAACTGTTCCTTTTGTAAGATGGCGAAAACGCCAACATATCCGAAGGCTGCTCAGGAGTCTTCAAGAAACTGGCCGATATGCGCTTCTGCTTGTGCCGCGACGGAGGGGTGGTGGGTGTTTCGAGTTTCATGGTTTTGGGGAGCTTGGGCGATGAAATGGGCGTTGTAGGCTTTTCACCACTCATAATGCACGATGGTACTTGCAATGTATCTCCTGTGAGatgataatatcaaaataatataaataatacagttaagaagaaagattgcCACAATTAGCGTCGACGTGCACTCTTATTTACTTGTTCTCACTCTGAAGGGTTGTATCAATGGAAAATGTCAAAAGGGACTCACTGCGACTGATATTCCAAACTCCACAATTTTATAACGAACTGAAGATGGGAAATTTTAAtctgataattcaaatccTATGAGTCGTATGAATGCGTCTGATTATATTCTTATACGTTTGCCTTATTTCTATTGCTTGATTGATAGAAAACCACCAATCTATTGAGCTAATGGGATGAGATTATGACCTTCGCAGCGAGGATCCACCGGTGACTTTGTGTAACATTTTTACATTTACGAGTTGGACCATTTTACAGGTTGCGCGCATAAACATACTTGTGACACAAACTTACCCCTCTTTCGcgaattcaatattttttttttctcgGATTTCGAGATCTGATTTTTCCTCCAAATTTCGGTTCCAGGCCACAAAAGCGACCTTGAGGCCCTTCGTCATATACGTGCCATATGACCGGCTCAGCTGGTAGAATGGATCCACAAAAATCAATTGTCCAGTTAACACAGCCAAAGCTAGGTCATTGAGTAGTACAGTTCAACCACCATAACCAGCCAGACAGGCTGGAAGTACCCAGAGGTGGATCAATTGTGGCCAGGGTGGAAAATGGTGGTTTTCGCACTACCAATCATTGAGAGTTAAACTAGTCGGTAAATAAACAGATAAAGATAAACAAAGACCAGAGAACACTATTGATGAATGTTGATTACCCCATGAATAATATACCACAGGCATCCTCGTTGTTGAGGAAGAATAACGGGAAGCGATTATCGATGGCCAGTGCTGCTCGGACGTCGTTGCTAGGGAATTTGAACCTTAATGGGACATCAGGAGGAGCGAGTGGCCGGAACTCGAACATCATAGATAGTAGTAGTTTGTCGATGGGGAACACCGGCAAACGGAGATCATTGTTGTCGACGCCGGCGTCTATCAACAGGCGGAGACAGAGTTCGCTCCTCCAGGCACCGATGCTGTCGTCGCAGATGTCATCGCAATCGCAGCAGGCATCGCAACAGACACAGGCCCCATTCAACCAAGACCAACGGCCCCTTAGGGATAAGAACTACCAGACATTGATCCAACAGGAGATATATGATTTTTTGTTGGCCAATAAATTTGAGCTTGAAATGAACCACCCTCTCACCTTTAAGACGTTGAAACAGCCGACACAGAAAGATTTCGTGGTAATCTTCCAATTTTTGtacaataaaattgatcCATACTATAGATTCACGAAATCGATTGAAACCGAAGtttttttgttgttgaagatCTTGAATTACCCATATTTGGATGGGATCAATCGTTCACAGATCAGTGCTGTCGGAGGACAGAATTGGCCCAATTTCTTGGGCATGTTGTATTGGCTTGTCAAGCTCAATTTATCGGTTTTAAACTTGAACTCTAAGGTAGATCTCATTAGTCCTGATGACGAGTTTGATAAGATCTTTATAAACTACATAACCCAATCATACAGGGCGTTCATCGACGAACGTGATGATTATTCAGAGTACTACGATGAAATGAAGTCAAGATTTGACGAATTG harbors:
- a CDS encoding DEHA2E09482p (similar to uniprot|P36152 Saccharomyces cerevisiae YKR071C DRE2 Protein of unknown function) translates to MTRILLLLHPTAVTDEQLVTKVKSEISSTNSDADVVQHIIDRVANKIVKLENNTFDEVIYINPNEGEFNRQLPVSTITIIYDSLVEDGVLKGDLPTNQNLDAIMSGFIVGEQGNWIKPKAVGESVSIPLKKKEVAVGGASKQCLPSFKKLSSTHAAVGLTDTSASNTDEENDDVNSKRKLQETKLAYFSESDDEDEEDQIIDENNLISEVRTANLVVPKKCELPNGKKRRKACKDCTCGLKEIEAQETSDKSTLQNSILNQMVQSANLEAMKIEEKMKNAVKFDDNDLAEIDFTVEGKKGGCSSCSLGDAFRCDGCPYLGLPPFKPGEVVSIDNFGEDI
- a CDS encoding DEHA2E09504p (similar to ca|CA2553|IPF9096 Candida albicans IPF9096 probable mannosidase (by homology)), which produces MTMTSQTTYNTLSNWSYKRANKDSTKWQPCSKKTNGNQIHTDLLNNGEIPDPFIDRNEKDLQWIGEEDWEYKTTFKVDSNKKHELVFEGLDTFATIYVNDKQVLTTDNMFRTYTLDVTNCSQESNELRIVFKSALKVSRALEEKHGKFTCFNGETSRVHARKAQYHYGWDWGPLLLTCGPWKPIKLVTYSTAKINDFYVKQSVDENLQAELSFEVEVESISDDCQLSIEIFSSAGKLIRTIKESANKSYTFDPIKLEDPELWYPKGYGKQPLYKFVAKLHQTDQIIDSVVSEVGVRRARLVQEPVKGQDGSSFYFEVNNIPIFCNGSNWIPSHSFSCSLIDDDYVDLIRLVDEGNQNMIRVWGGGFYENDILYKQCDKLGILIWQDFMFGCAIYPGYKEFIDNVTHEVIDQLKRLRNYCSIVFYVGNNEDYQVAEDLYKKNTFTDEEFPAKKLYERILPDMVSKLTSGVGYQFGSPISPGQGVPTTDVTVGDIHQWNVWHGTQEKYQDWGKLVGRFVSEFGMLAFPDIKTLKDCITDEKQLYPQSETMDHHNKSIGFERRLALYVMENFSVSSMALADWIYITQLMQSDCLAYAYRNWKREWGSKNERKCGGALVWQINDCWPVTSWAIIDFYHRPKLAYYAIKRECQPLMLGIYRTETRLRQPGEPDLEKQAPLHDYSPREYTIDVWGVNSTLQDFSGTLEVELYHCETGELVSNLEKSKITLAPNQTTELVTKSKIDSNKLVVHAKLVDSASKLVSNTSDWPQPLKYIIWPKDTKLDVSIPENGTIKLSTNKPVKGIALNIEGDYYLHDNSIDLLPNNDHYIKVDNLQSDDVAKISVNYLK
- a CDS encoding DEHA2E09526p (weakly similar to ca|CA0769|IPF10967 Candida albicans IPF10967 unknown function) translates to MSGEKPTTPISSPKLPKTMKLETPTTPPSRHKQKRISASFLKTPEQPSDMLAFSPSYKRNSSGNYKSPDYKFNAHVAPSPYSSLKTPRHTGYDSDDSNERIKFQKTPQYLSPGKKLFNDDSNNKEGLSEISLQLKSKLSSAADKLHQQQRQQDKVPAKIDFNELSFSSATSPTKKQKSNQEKQWNPTSSGQTANLNLQTLQQSPVPASSPSFLSTPSFQQSRGLKQSPTLPNDHQSHTIHIPSIDDEESSAHNALMAALTRQRRKSRTSFSSSQRRPSSTPTLYDSQPSNLAQPLSASGSLQHIATHGQSSHHSQQPPLKLPPINANNPKDSDKPVNEQDAVLSLMSLSSPQSVKFSHSRTQSLNNNSPGSSRSSSVAINSPGHQSTNTKLPPISGLINPATSRDAKKNYDNDETDVEDDATDDDIDNGINNNV